In Oreochromis aureus strain Israel breed Guangdong linkage group 22, ZZ_aureus, whole genome shotgun sequence, the genomic window TTGCATACACTATTTTAATCAAAACCATTTCAAGCAAGTTAATCATCTTTCACTTACTTCAATACCTTGGAAATCAATCTCATAACTTGAAGTCTGAATCTCTGTACAtaacctttattattattattattattatcattaagaCTTTAAACTATTTAATTTTATGTATAACATTtaggaaaactgaaaaaactcCCTTCACAGAAATTTCTTTACATATGTGATTGAACAGTTTAAAGCATTCACAAGCAGGTACTCATATTTAAAAAGCTGAGTTGACTAAACTGAAGCTGTGTTGGATATGCATTTTTTCAGCTCTACTCAGGGAAGTAAAAGTCAAAGaatccatcttcttccatttaattcaattcacaaatgatagggtgagaggcagggcaTACCCTAGAAGTGTCAATAGTGTGTCACTGGGCTAACATATAGAGACGTTCAGTGTGAGGAAGCCAGCATACCGACTCAGAGAACCCAGAAAGGAGCTTCTCGAATTGAAGTGACAGTCCTAAGTACCGCACCGCTTAATTCTTCCTGGTGTGTTTTCGGTGTAGGGTGGGGAGAGTTTGTCGTCTGTGGAACGCCGCTGCCTCCAGTCCGATCCTGTGGCGCAGAGTGACTGTCGGTCACTGCTGGATTGCACCAGGGAGGAGCCAGCTACCAAAAACTGAGAAGAAGATTAAGGACACTTTGGACTGGCTGGCACAGAGCAGGTTTGtactttatttagttttttgctTAACtcttatatatttaaaatattattcaTGTAAACGAATTCTAAACTGAGTTGTTTTCTAGATTCTCTCAGCTGCAAGACTTTTCTCTGTGTCACTGGACAAAGAACGTTGACTATGCATTAGAGGTAAGTCATCGAGAATTAAACATTATTTGCAAGATCTTCTCATCTGAAATGATTAGtacattcatacacatacaaatccacAAACAAGCTCTCCTCACACAAGTTCAAAGAAAAGATACAAGTTTTCTTGGCAACTGTTTTGATAATCattgattatttttctttacttaGTAATTGCTGGTTTCAGCCTCTCAAGCTTAGAGAGTGTAAAGTTAAAGAATATTTCTGGTGTCTGTTGGAGGCAATTTGAAGTTACTCGCTTTggcttttatattttatagtgAACATAATGATGAAAACCTGTAGTTAAAAATGAACTAAAAGATCCATCATTAAATATAATGTGATCCCATAAGCCCCATATCCCAAGAGGACAAAtttctatttcatttttttttgtccagagAGTATTTTTGATTTTCCAGCATATTGATCTGGTACATTAAAAAATTACACCGGTTGCGAATATTTTCTTCCCAGCCTGACAAGACCAGGCAAAATTTAACAAGCCTGAATACAAAATAAGTCTTAACCTGAAAACTCACCTCATCGCACTGGTGTTTGTTCATTTTGGATCCTGCTCATACATAAATTACAGTTCACTTAAAAACAATACATAAATATTTGAATTAAATTTTGGTTTATGTAATACTTAATATGTGACTTTTTTTGAAATCATCATCAGGTTGTGTCGCAGTACTGCCTTCATCTTTGCTCCCTCAAGCTTTCTCAGTGCACAGGAGTGACAGCGGCGGCCTTCCGCAGCCTCGGTCTGCACAGCCGCTCCCTGCACAGCTTAAATCTCCAGCATTCAGAGGTACGTGGACCTGTGTAGAGATTTTCTAATAGAAGCCATGCAAAGATCTTTTGCTTTATTTGAGCTTCACTGTGTAATGAGGTTACACAGTGCAATGAATGTGCAGTGTTTTACAGTACAGGGAAAGTTTCTCTATGCTTGCTCTAAATTTAAAGTGTAACTTATGAAAGTAATTCATATAATATTAGTTACATAATTAGATTTTTCAGTGAAGGATGTTCAGTTAAGCACTTTAGGATAAACAGATATCAACGATGAAAAATATGTTGACTGTTTTTACTTGTCTTGTATTTATCTGTATGATCTTTAATGAATATTTCCTCATTTTTCATCCACTTTAGTTTTTTACAAAAAGCCTTTATATTGACAATAGAAACACTTAGAATTTGGTGATATATCACCTGTAGCCAGCATTTAAAAGAGGACTTTTTTCATCCAGGCACGATTGCATGTAGAGAATTTGCAGGATAACTTGCTTTTGCTGTAGTTCCAGGTTGAAGGACTCATTGAGTATCTTGAAAACCATGGGAGCCAGATCAGGCAAATATTGTTCACTCATGGACTAAAGAATGACAGACTTCTGGCTGCAATCACTGTAAGACTTTTGTCTTCTTGTTTGTGAAACACATGGTACACAAAGTCAGTGCTGCTGGACAAATGAACTTAACAAATGCAGAgcattgctgtttgtttttccagcgGGGATGCTGTCCCGATTTGGAGATGCTGGAGGTCAACACCAAGCTTGACAGTAAAGACTGTGAACTTCCTGTTTGCATCCAAGCACTACAGGTGGCATGCCCTAAACTCAAGGTAAAACAAAGATCTTCTTTGTTTCAAAGTGATTACATTAGCTTTTTGATATAGCTGCTGAAAATGTATACATTAAAGTTGAAACTCTTAATCAAGAAGATCAAGGAAAGCAGACGTTTTATTGATTATTGTTTGATTGTTTAATGTtaatattaggggtgcaacaatacatgTATCGATATTGAActgttcgatacagtgcttttggttcggtacgcatatgtatcgaacaatacaaaaaattttatttattttatcaacttttcttttgacgatgctgtctgtgttgagcactcagtggatctgcattcgactactccgcctaggctgcactgtcgagtgcagatccactgaacgcagcgcaagctagcaagacagaagctaagctcgttgcaacatggcaactgcctcaacgctacccgaaattgaacctcccccaccctcttTCAGATCTGGCCtttggaactattttggttttcatgtgaagtatgaccctgatggtaacCGCGTCATGGGCAAAaattaaaacagtatgtcggatgtgccacgcaatgctcaattggtgggaactagtgcgttagcgcagttagcttgttaacgtcttgacgccgtccagctccacgcacggggcgatccgcggtaacttgttaacggagatttgccgcgttatgttgttaacggagatttgtctcgttatggcgttaatgtcattttaacgagattaacgctgacagcactagtgggaacacaacgaatatgactgcacatttacgctgacatcatcctagtgcaaagacaagtggaagcagacaaaaacaacaagcacgaatgctacaaactttacctgagtcatttagacagccgttagcacatgattgTCCTTATgtgacctgatatgtttaatgtgctgctgagaatataccccagaagaagcgtatagtatagcttttattttggaaagagccatttctctgtaataaactctcttttccaaagatgagtgatttctcgatcagatagatttatttttctcgatttttttttttattattttgttgtttcagcaacattaaatttaaaaactgtacttttgagttaaaatatatatttataattttaataaatgacaaattaaaaaggcatgaacattttttttgtatcgaaaaaatatcgaactgtgacaccaaagtatcgaaccgaaccgaaccgtgaattttgtgtatcgttgcacccctagttAATATTTAAATTCCAGCTTTTCAAAGACTTTTTGGATCTCTTGGTTCTTGACTGCtggttgaaaaaacaaaaacaagatgttTGAAAATGTTATCACGAACCCTGGTTGTatataattagattttttttgtattttttgaaaTGCTACAGAACAGTTACTTAAGTGAACATGTTCTGTGGAATTCCTGCTCCAccttttattcttggactctactaGAATGACTTTATGTCATTGACAGTCTAAAGTAATTCTTATTCCTCTTATACTTGGCTACTGTGCAGCATttatgtgacagaaaataaggaaaagcccAAGTAGCACTAAAGCCAGTAGCTGTAGCTTCTTATCTACTGATACAGTTTGCACTTTGCTATGCATTACTTGTTCAGACCTTCCGGATGCTCAACGTCCGACCTCTTCATAAGACAATGCGTACCGGTGTCGACTCAACATTGGGCTTCCCATTACTGGAGGAGCTTTGTATCGCAACCACATCTTTTTCCTACTTGACCGACAGGGATTTGAGGGACATTCTCTTCGATTCCACCAAACTGCGAGTGCTGGACCTGCGAGGCTGTTCTCGAATCACAGCGTCTGGTCTTGCAGCTTTACCCTGTCTTGGTATGTTCGTCAGAAAATTAATGCTTTTTGCTTTATGTCACCAATACTGAGAAGCTCAGTTTGGCCTTTTCAGAATTAATCCATGATGACCTGGAAGTCGGAGTCAGGAAAATGTTTAGACTGTACACAAAATGTATCAGAATTATTTGAAgaattcacattttaaaaccaTTTCAAACATTAATTTGCTTTATGTTACTATCTTGTATTTGGCAGAGCTTGAGTGTTTGTTCTGGGGACAATATTTCAGCAGCCATGTTGGGTTGTCATCGCTTAAGAAAGGACTTCACACGTTGACCCAAAAATGGAGTCGAACTTTGCAACAGCTGGACATTGCATATCAGCTCTTCACTGAGGAAGACTTGGAGTTAGCAATGAGTTACCTTTGTCAAGCTGAGGCAGACACACTGCGCTCACTAAACTTGAGTGGGACCAGAATTACACCACGTGCACTCAGGTAGTTAGTTTGTACTTTCCTCAATAGCTCTACCAATCCTAAATAACTTCTTTATGAGACAAAGTGCAAGCAAAAAGAACCAAGAATTAGTCAGCCGTTCCCATTCACATCTGTGCTTTGTTTTGCAGGCCAGTCATTGGACAAATGACTGCTCTAGACTACCTCAACCTTTCGTCCTGCCGCTATCTTCCAAGAGGAGTGAAGAGGATTTATCGTGGCCAAGAAGACATCCGCCAGCTGCTGGACAAACTGGAGTAGCTCTCACATTCATGTAGTTCCAGAAATCAGAAACCAAATTTACAAGGCAGACTTGAATATCTTAATGCAGACCTCTTTGTGGATTATATTGTCTAATTGATGTGGATATTTTGCCCTCAGGATTTTTTGGTAGacattttttctgtctgttacCATGTTTGAATGCAAAAAGCAGTagtttggaaaaagaaaagaaaaactactGTATTAATGTCAggtgggttgttttttgtttgttttaaacaatgACCAACTCACACTATGTGTGACACCTAGTACTGTAAATAGATCATCCTATTTGTAAAACTAAATATTCATTTCTGTTATTCCTGCCTCTTTTTGTACACTTTTTTAACAATCATAACAATcgtgtcaaaaaataaaatcgCTTTTTGAtcaaaaataaatgttcaaCATGTCACGATAAAATTAGGGTTGTATTTGTCTTTATTTCCACTAGAGAGTGCTGTCCTCTCAAGATAAATTTTATCTACTGGGACTGGTCATACTGGATTCATACC contains:
- the fbxl6 gene encoding F-box/LRR-repeat protein 6, translating into MDASEAEASTQNQGKEEGASSGQGDAGAKPKKASLKRAADAKAKKKHKKARVSRPAQPGYTVHQGEDMLLVISSSTSQYDGSVWTLKKKKGSKKKKLAKGKGKASQVKKKKTVNAKPKLESKPVIEKEEKVANLFLTQEEDDHRWGQSLPEEVLINIFQIVVIQEGAVPFLCRVGRVCRLWNAAASSPILWRRVTVGHCWIAPGRSQLPKTEKKIKDTLDWLAQSRFSQLQDFSLCHWTKNVDYALEVVSQYCLHLCSLKLSQCTGVTAAAFRSLGLHSRSLHSLNLQHSEFQVEGLIEYLENHGSQIRQILFTHGLKNDRLLAAITRGCCPDLEMLEVNTKLDSKDCELPVCIQALQVACPKLKTFRMLNVRPLHKTMRTGVDSTLGFPLLEELCIATTSFSYLTDRDLRDILFDSTKLRVLDLRGCSRITASGLAALPCLELECLFWGQYFSSHVGLSSLKKGLHTLTQKWSRTLQQLDIAYQLFTEEDLELAMSYLCQAEADTLRSLNLSGTRITPRALRPVIGQMTALDYLNLSSCRYLPRGVKRIYRGQEDIRQLLDKLE